Within Bacteroidota bacterium, the genomic segment TTCTGGCCGAGCTCTACGATCCGCTCGAAGTCCGCGTCGGCGCTCGCGCTCTGGAGCTTGTCCACCTCGGCCTTGAGTTGCTGGAAGCTGTCCTCGTACTTCACGTCCTCGCCGACCGGGTTCGCCTCGGAGATCGGCGCGCGGACGGCCTGGAGGAGCGCCGAGAGGTTCTGCGCTTCGGTGGCGTCGGGCGCTGCGTCAGTCGGCGTCTCCACGGGCGGTACGTTGGGGGGCGTGTCGGGCATGGCGGAGGGCAGGAGCCGTTGGTTCGGCTCTTCTACCTATTGATACGACGAATAAAGTCGAGCAGGGTCATGGCTTCGTGCTCGAGGAGGCTTCCGAGACGAGGGGGAAGCGCGAGCGCGGCCAGCGCGGCAGGCTCTCCCCGGGCGTCGTCGAGCACGAGCACCCCGTCGGTGAGCGTGGGGCCTGCGGTGAACAGCCCGCGCGGCGGCGGCACGGGCGCGAGAAGGAGCGTGTTGCTCGCCCCCGGGGACGCCGTCCAGAAGAAGAGCGGCGCGTCCGGCGTAGCTCCCAGCATCTGCCAGCAGGTCTCGAGCCAGAAGCTCACGTCGAGATCGCCGGTCGCACTGGGGAGCGGCAGCCGGAGCGCAGCCGGCAGGTGGCCGTGCCCGTTGCGCGCTCGGCCCAGCGCGTCCGTCAGGTTCTTCAGCGTGACGTACTTGCGCCCGTCCTCCGAGTCGCCCCAGGTGCGGGCCCAGAGGTCGCGCGAGGGGGCCTGGCGCAGGCGGAACTCGTAGTCTACGAGAAACGGTGTGGCGTCGTGGATCGAGCGCAGCGTCTGGAGTCGACCTGCCAGCGTGCCTTCGGCGAGGCGGCCTTCGACGGCGTCGTCTACGAGCCCGGCGGCCGCGTCGTAGAACGCCCGGTAGCGCGCCGGCCACGACGGGATGCGCCGCCCGTCTACCTGGCGCTTCTCCACCTCGACGGCGACGAGGAACGGATAGCGCCGCCCCGTCCGGTCGCGGCTCGGCCGGAACGCGCCAGCGAGGGCGTGCGGGGCACCGGGCATATCGGCAAAGAAGCAGGCGGTCGTACCCTCTGGAGGGGCCTCGCCCGACACCGACCGCGCCTGCGCTACGTCCCGCTGCACCCACTCGTCGAAGGCTCGCATCGCCCGCCCACCCGCGTGGTGGCGGACGAAGTCGCCGTGTGTCGGCAGCTTGCCGAAGCACGCTGCGCTAGGAGAAGCAGGCTGCATGGGGTCGGGGGTCAG encodes:
- the tagF gene encoding type VI secretion system-associated protein TagF — its product is MQPASPSAACFGKLPTHGDFVRHHAGGRAMRAFDEWVQRDVAQARSVSGEAPPEGTTACFFADMPGAPHALAGAFRPSRDRTGRRYPFLVAVEVEKRQVDGRRIPSWPARYRAFYDAAAGLVDDAVEGRLAEGTLAGRLQTLRSIHDATPFLVDYEFRLRQAPSRDLWARTWGDSEDGRKYVTLKNLTDALGRARNGHGHLPAALRLPLPSATGDLDVSFWLETCWQMLGATPDAPLFFWTASPGASNTLLLAPVPPPRGLFTAGPTLTDGVLVLDDARGEPAALAALALPPRLGSLLEHEAMTLLDFIRRINR